One window of the Nicotiana tabacum cultivar K326 chromosome 4, ASM71507v2, whole genome shotgun sequence genome contains the following:
- the LOC142180044 gene encoding uncharacterized protein LOC142180044 encodes MRGHLRGGGQVGGAQPLCYAFPSRLEVELSDEVIADFEVILDMDWLSLYQVSLDSYVKTMTLTMLGFPRLEWRGALGHSTGRVVSYLKARRMVEKECLAYLVYIQDSSAEVSTIDLVPVVREFPEVFTVDFLVELKKLKELLQDLLDKRFRPTVSPWSAQVLFVKKKDESMRMFINYRKSNKVKYEH; translated from the exons ATGAGAGGTCAtcttagaggtggaggacaagtTGGTGGGGCTCAGCCTCTTTGTTATGCATTTCCGAGTAGGCTTGAGGTGGAGTTATCCGATGAAGTTATTgcag ATTTCGAGGTCATTCTagatatggattggttgtctctgtATCAAGTTAGCTTGGATAGTTATGTTAAGACTATGACTTTAACCATGCTGGGGTTTCCAAGATTAGAATGGAGAGGGGCCCTCGGTCATTCCACTGGCAGGGTGGTTTCTTATTTGAAGGCAcggcgcatggttgagaaggagtGTTTAGCATATTTGGTTTACATTCAggattctagtgcagaggtttCTACGATAGATTTAGTGCCGGTGGTGAGGGAGTTCCCAGAGGTGTTTACTGTAGATTttctgg TCGAGTTGAAAAAACTGAAAGAGctgttgcaagatttgcttgataagagATTTAGACCAACTGTTTCACCTTGGAGTGCGcaagtgttgtttgttaaaaagaaggaCGAATCGATGAGGATGTTCATTAATTATCGGAAGTCGAACAAG gtgaagtatgagcattag
- the LOC107759019 gene encoding uncharacterized protein LOC107759019 isoform X2: protein MSSEPPPFQEASRCDVCSCSFNTFRRRHHCRCCGRTLCAEHSANQMALPQFGLHSSVRVCADCFNNSSRPIGDGMVASSDEVSALKDSFSALDVGAVADIKTEDTVKQTPAVDIAECKCGMPLCICQVTATPTTSVTPQSKTMPNSIVNTNPKPKKENRIPTSRGSTSNNKQGTTFNTGPATSCSMETMSADYEVSGEGLREAIKNGDVSAAKKLLSQGVDANYLDKRGSSLLHLAAVFNRTEIAFALMESGASLYCKNSQGETPLDCAPATLQFKMKKKMEESGQ from the exons CAGTTGCAGCTTCAACACTTTCCGGCGACGG CACCACTGCAGATGTTGCGGCCGAACATTGTGTGCTGAACATTCAGCAAATCAGATG GCCTTACCACAATTTGGTCTTCACTCAAGTGTTAGAGTTTGTGCAGATTGTTTTAATAACTCCTCGCG ACCCATTGGAGATGGCATGGTAGCTTCTTCAGATGAAGTCAGTGCCCTGAAAGATTCATTTTCAGCTTTAGATGTCGGTGCCGTTGCAGATATCAAAACTGAAGATACTGTCAAGCAAACTCCTGCGGTAGACATCGCAGAATGCAAATGTGGGATGCCTTTGTGTATATGTCAAGTCACAGCTACACCAACAACATCCGTCACTCCA CAGAGCAAAACTATGCCAAATTCGATAGTAAACACAAATCCAAAGCCAAAGAAGGAAAATAGAATTCCAACAAGTAGAGGTTCAACATCAAACAACAAGCAAGG TACAACTTTCAATACTGGTCCAGCTACCAGCTGCAGTATGGAGACAATGTCAGCGGATTACGAAGTCAGTGGGGAG GGTTTAAGAGAAGCAATAAAAAATGGTGATGTCAGTGCGGCAAAGAAGCTTCTAAGTCAG GGAGTTGATGCAAATTACCTTGACAAGCGAGGATCATCATTGTTACATCTG GCGGCTGTATTCAATCGAACTGAAATAGCATTTGCCCTCATGGAGAGTGGAGCTAGTTTGTACTGCAAAAATTCACAAG GTGAAACACCACTGGATTGTGCTCCTGCCACATTGCAATTCAAGATGAAAAAGAAGATGGAAGAGAGTGGGCAGTAA
- the LOC107759019 gene encoding uncharacterized protein LOC107759019 isoform X1 — MSSEPPPFQEASRCDVCSCSFNTFRRRHHCRCCGRTLCAEHSANQMALPQFGLHSSVRVCADCFNNSSRRPIGDGMVASSDEVSALKDSFSALDVGAVADIKTEDTVKQTPAVDIAECKCGMPLCICQVTATPTTSVTPQSKTMPNSIVNTNPKPKKENRIPTSRGSTSNNKQGTTFNTGPATSCSMETMSADYEVSGEGLREAIKNGDVSAAKKLLSQGVDANYLDKRGSSLLHLAAVFNRTEIAFALMESGASLYCKNSQGETPLDCAPATLQFKMKKKMEESGQ, encoded by the exons CAGTTGCAGCTTCAACACTTTCCGGCGACGG CACCACTGCAGATGTTGCGGCCGAACATTGTGTGCTGAACATTCAGCAAATCAGATG GCCTTACCACAATTTGGTCTTCACTCAAGTGTTAGAGTTTGTGCAGATTGTTTTAATAACTCCTCGCG TAGACCCATTGGAGATGGCATGGTAGCTTCTTCAGATGAAGTCAGTGCCCTGAAAGATTCATTTTCAGCTTTAGATGTCGGTGCCGTTGCAGATATCAAAACTGAAGATACTGTCAAGCAAACTCCTGCGGTAGACATCGCAGAATGCAAATGTGGGATGCCTTTGTGTATATGTCAAGTCACAGCTACACCAACAACATCCGTCACTCCA CAGAGCAAAACTATGCCAAATTCGATAGTAAACACAAATCCAAAGCCAAAGAAGGAAAATAGAATTCCAACAAGTAGAGGTTCAACATCAAACAACAAGCAAGG TACAACTTTCAATACTGGTCCAGCTACCAGCTGCAGTATGGAGACAATGTCAGCGGATTACGAAGTCAGTGGGGAG GGTTTAAGAGAAGCAATAAAAAATGGTGATGTCAGTGCGGCAAAGAAGCTTCTAAGTCAG GGAGTTGATGCAAATTACCTTGACAAGCGAGGATCATCATTGTTACATCTG GCGGCTGTATTCAATCGAACTGAAATAGCATTTGCCCTCATGGAGAGTGGAGCTAGTTTGTACTGCAAAAATTCACAAG GTGAAACACCACTGGATTGTGCTCCTGCCACATTGCAATTCAAGATGAAAAAGAAGATGGAAGAGAGTGGGCAGTAA